In Rhodothermus marinus DSM 4252, a single genomic region encodes these proteins:
- a CDS encoding nucleotidyltransferase family protein, with protein MKTVSEMNQLRPLSVEEIRRILAGEMPFLKERFRVKFVGLFGSVVRGEAGEHSDLDVLVEFEEPPTLFQFVELKDWLSRRLGCNVDLVMKSALRPHIKQHILQEVVAVSATHD; from the coding sequence ATGAAGACGGTGTCCGAGATGAACCAGCTCAGGCCGCTGTCGGTGGAAGAAATACGGCGCATTCTCGCCGGAGAAATGCCTTTTTTGAAGGAGAGATTTCGTGTTAAATTTGTTGGACTGTTTGGCTCGGTAGTGCGTGGAGAAGCGGGGGAGCACAGCGATCTGGACGTGCTGGTCGAGTTTGAAGAACCGCCAACGCTGTTTCAGTTTGTGGAGTTGAAGGACTGGCTGAGTCGGCGGTTGGGGTGCAACGTGGATCTGGTTATGAAAAGCGCGCTTCGGCCGCATATCAAACAGCATATCCTGCAGGAGGTGGTGGCCGTGTCAGCTACCCACGACTGA